One Halosegnis longus DNA window includes the following coding sequences:
- the rad50 gene encoding DNA double-strand break repair ATPase Rad50 → MRFERLRLSNFKCYADTDLELSPGVTVIHGLNGSGKSSLLEACFFALYGARALDQTLDELVTIGAEEASVDLWFAHDGGHYHIKRELKQRGDGVQTTTCVLEGDEETIEGARDVRSAVTDLLRMDASAFVNCAYVRQGEVNKLINASPSQRQDMIDDLLQLGKLEEYRERASDARVGVGRVRDSKRGALDDLDSQIEQKENEEYHDQLNALKSDLAEVRKKIDSYEQNRERAQAEYDAAQEILDEYEQRREELAEIERDIESLTEEIRETEQTRGEMGDRIAEIREEREDERETAGDLLAETDIDAPLDEIDGETLSDRLDALREEREQLQERLNDQRLEIQQYDTEAETARERATELDAEAEQKRAEAADLEADLEATRERVAQTREKIETLETEIEETSATFEDAPVDPDETDAYRESVADELTACREELATTKTELENARATLAETEDLLDAGKCPECGQSVDGAPHVETLDEEREAVERLETDVDELRERRDDLETKLERAESLADAAEELTRLRDERDQLETLVEERESGVTETEERIETLREEAAELEDEADEKREAASEADEQAAAAREQMGELNAEAAELKQQIERVESLSDALASIESLSDELDTLRERKRNLAEQNELRNERLAEKRERRDDLESRVDDDAIADAKSRKENAEEYLDDVEPELDRLEAERDELQANIGAVENSIAELESLRERREQLAETVARLDELYEETERLQTTYADLRAELRQQNVQKLERMLNETFDLIYENDAYSHIELDGEYALTVYQKDGDPLDPEQLSGGERAIFNLSLRCAIYRLLAEGIDGAAPLPPLILDEPTVFLDSGHVSKLVDLIESMTDLGVAQILVVSHDEELVTAADELVTVEKDSTTNRSSVERRDAADATALAAFN, encoded by the coding sequence GTGAGGTTCGAACGGCTCCGGCTCTCGAACTTCAAGTGTTACGCCGACACCGACCTCGAACTGTCGCCTGGTGTGACCGTCATCCACGGGCTGAACGGCTCCGGCAAGTCGTCGCTGCTTGAGGCGTGTTTCTTCGCGCTCTACGGGGCGCGCGCCCTCGACCAGACGCTCGACGAGTTGGTCACCATCGGCGCTGAGGAGGCGTCCGTCGACCTGTGGTTCGCCCACGACGGCGGTCACTACCACATCAAGCGCGAACTCAAACAGCGGGGCGACGGCGTCCAGACGACGACCTGCGTGCTGGAGGGCGACGAGGAGACCATCGAGGGAGCACGCGACGTGCGCAGCGCCGTCACCGACCTCCTCCGGATGGACGCCTCGGCGTTCGTCAACTGCGCGTACGTCCGGCAGGGCGAGGTGAACAAGCTCATCAACGCCTCGCCGAGCCAGCGACAGGACATGATCGACGACCTGCTTCAGCTCGGAAAGCTGGAGGAGTACCGCGAACGCGCATCCGACGCTCGCGTCGGGGTCGGCCGCGTGCGCGACAGCAAGCGCGGCGCGCTCGATGACCTCGATAGCCAAATCGAACAGAAGGAAAACGAGGAGTACCACGACCAACTGAACGCGCTGAAGAGCGACCTCGCGGAGGTGCGGAAAAAAATCGACAGCTACGAGCAGAACCGCGAGCGCGCGCAGGCCGAGTACGACGCTGCCCAGGAGATACTCGACGAGTACGAACAGCGCCGCGAGGAGCTGGCCGAAATCGAGCGCGACATCGAGTCGCTGACCGAGGAGATTCGCGAGACGGAGCAAACGCGCGGCGAGATGGGGGACCGAATCGCCGAGATTCGCGAGGAACGGGAGGACGAACGCGAGACAGCCGGTGACCTACTCGCGGAGACGGACATCGACGCTCCGCTCGATGAGATCGACGGCGAGACGCTGTCCGACCGCCTCGACGCGCTGCGCGAGGAGCGCGAACAGCTACAGGAGCGGCTCAACGACCAGCGGCTCGAAATCCAGCAGTACGACACGGAAGCCGAGACCGCACGCGAGCGCGCGACGGAACTCGACGCCGAGGCCGAGCAGAAGCGAGCGGAAGCCGCAGACCTCGAAGCCGACCTCGAAGCTACCCGCGAACGAGTCGCGCAGACCCGCGAGAAAATCGAGACGCTGGAGACGGAAATCGAGGAGACGAGCGCCACTTTCGAGGATGCCCCGGTCGACCCCGACGAGACGGATGCGTACCGCGAGTCGGTCGCGGACGAGCTGACGGCGTGTCGCGAGGAGTTGGCGACGACGAAGACCGAACTGGAGAACGCCCGCGCGACGCTCGCCGAAACCGAGGACCTGCTCGACGCGGGCAAGTGTCCCGAGTGCGGCCAGTCGGTCGACGGTGCGCCACACGTCGAGACGCTGGACGAGGAGCGCGAGGCGGTCGAGCGACTGGAGACCGACGTGGACGAACTCCGAGAGCGGCGCGACGACCTCGAAACCAAGCTGGAGCGGGCGGAGTCGCTCGCCGACGCCGCGGAGGAGCTCACCCGACTGCGCGACGAGCGCGACCAGCTGGAGACGCTGGTCGAGGAACGCGAGAGCGGCGTCACCGAGACGGAAGAGCGAATCGAGACGCTGCGCGAGGAGGCGGCCGAACTGGAAGACGAGGCCGACGAGAAGCGCGAGGCGGCGAGCGAGGCCGACGAACAGGCCGCGGCGGCCCGCGAGCAGATGGGTGAACTCAACGCGGAGGCCGCGGAGCTGAAACAGCAGATCGAGCGCGTCGAGTCGCTGTCGGACGCGCTCGCGAGCATCGAATCGCTGTCGGACGAACTCGACACGCTGCGCGAGCGCAAACGAAACCTCGCCGAGCAGAACGAGCTTCGCAACGAACGCCTCGCCGAGAAGCGCGAGCGGCGCGACGACCTCGAATCACGGGTCGACGACGACGCCATCGCGGACGCGAAATCGCGCAAGGAGAACGCCGAGGAGTATCTCGACGACGTGGAGCCGGAGCTTGACCGACTCGAAGCCGAACGCGACGAGCTTCAGGCGAACATCGGTGCCGTCGAGAACAGCATCGCGGAGCTGGAGTCGCTGCGCGAGCGGCGCGAGCAGCTGGCCGAGACGGTCGCCCGGCTGGACGAGCTGTACGAGGAGACCGAGCGGCTCCAGACCACCTACGCGGACCTGCGTGCTGAGCTTCGCCAGCAGAACGTCCAGAAGCTCGAACGAATGTTGAACGAGACGTTCGACCTCATCTACGAGAACGACGCCTACTCGCACATCGAGCTCGACGGCGAGTACGCGCTGACGGTGTACCAGAAGGACGGCGACCCGCTCGACCCCGAACAGCTGTCGGGCGGTGAGCGGGCCATCTTCAACCTCTCGCTGCGGTGTGCCATCTACCGGCTGCTGGCGGAAGGTATCGACGGGGCCGCGCCGCTTCCGCCGCTCATCCTCGACGAGCCGACGGTGTTCCTCGATTCGGGCCACGTCTCGAAGCTCGTGGATCTCATCGAGTCGATGACCGACCTCGGCGTGGCCCAGATTCTCGTCGTTAGCCACGACGAGGAACTCGTGACCGCGGCGGACGAACTCGTCACGGTGGAGAAAGACTCGACGACGAATCGGTCGTCCGTCGAGCGCCGGGACGCGGCCGACGCGACTGCTCTCGCCGCGTTCAACTGA
- a CDS encoding DUF7346 family protein: protein MRAVEHEGKRYLLLTKSGDSSRVRDPETGDQRYVPTEELTMLDADPLETAASAIPDPVRRLVRAAHDDQMLGLVLELRAKPRPARELMDAYSLCESDALGLVTELRAAGLVEETVVAGERGYQLTETGEQAVETLLE from the coding sequence ATGAGAGCCGTCGAACACGAGGGGAAGCGGTATCTGCTCCTCACGAAATCCGGTGACTCCTCGCGCGTCCGTGACCCCGAGACCGGCGACCAGCGGTACGTCCCGACCGAGGAGCTGACGATGCTCGACGCCGACCCGCTGGAGACGGCCGCGAGCGCAATCCCCGACCCCGTGCGACGACTCGTCCGCGCCGCCCACGACGACCAGATGCTCGGTCTCGTCCTCGAACTCCGAGCGAAGCCCCGTCCCGCCCGGGAACTGATGGACGCCTACTCGCTGTGTGAGTCGGACGCGCTCGGACTCGTCACCGAACTCCGGGCGGCTGGGCTGGTCGAGGAGACCGTCGTCGCCGGCGAGCGCGGCTACCAGCTCACCGAGACTGGCGAGCAGGCGGTCGAGACGCTGCTCGAATAG
- a CDS encoding DUF7322 domain-containing protein, whose protein sequence is MSDERDAVEQRMEEFADSDGTEHEPEEFDPASLGPDIPSIDTGESAGTTADADEMAADVDEELARGFFSAVLLANLGLFALALGALLAYFRGRYTLGGGAMLVGTVALVRTYLLVRKHGGSE, encoded by the coding sequence GTGAGCGACGAGCGCGACGCCGTCGAACAGCGGATGGAGGAGTTCGCCGACTCCGACGGAACGGAACACGAACCCGAGGAGTTCGACCCCGCTAGTCTCGGCCCCGATATCCCGTCCATCGACACCGGTGAGTCGGCGGGAACGACCGCCGACGCCGACGAGATGGCCGCCGACGTTGACGAGGAGTTGGCCCGCGGCTTCTTTTCCGCCGTGCTCCTCGCGAATCTCGGCCTGTTCGCGCTCGCGTTGGGTGCGCTGTTAGCGTACTTCCGGGGCCGGTACACCCTCGGCGGCGGCGCGATGCTCGTCGGCACGGTCGCGCTCGTCCGCACCTACCTGCTCGTCCGAAAACACGGGGGGAGCGAATGA
- a CDS encoding DUF7331 family protein, whose amino-acid sequence MTELPTTTDAAEPTPEPTDLTVEAYETEGGVVFYDAAEPAAWLQADETLDLEEML is encoded by the coding sequence ATGACCGAACTGCCGACCACGACGGACGCGGCCGAACCGACCCCAGAACCGACGGACCTCACCGTCGAGGCCTACGAGACGGAAGGCGGGGTCGTCTTCTACGACGCAGCGGAGCCGGCGGCGTGGCTCCAAGCGGACGAGACGCTCGACCTCGAGGAGATGCTCTAA